In a single window of the Nicotiana tomentosiformis chromosome 8, ASM39032v3, whole genome shotgun sequence genome:
- the LOC104112710 gene encoding glycine-rich cell wall structural protein-like, translated as MGSLKFILLSLLLLLCLSLGSARNNDLLDPMKAQKSDEMHDQNGVTKPSCMPGVGGVGGDNRGSSGGGGGGGGSGGGGAYGNGCGENGCNYPPVVPGPPQTGENPYCMPGCGVGGGGVGGGNRGSSGGGGGGGGSGGGGAYGSGCGENGCNYPPVVPGPPQTGENPYCMPGCGVGGGGVGGGNRGSSGGGGGGGGSGGGGAYGSGCGENGCNYPPVVPGPPQTGENPYCMPGCGVGGGGVGGGNRGSSGGGGGGGGSGGGGAYGSGCGENGCNYPPVVPGPPQTGENPYCMPGCGVGGGGVGGSNGGSGGGGGGGGGGGGGGGYGSGYGENGNCNYPPVIPGPPQTIGPICNCPITQPTFPFPCPYGCQPPPSYGCPNGNSRLTHDKEKQNHQPKTTENEKQDGEPIRSEEKININGDGDKEKQDGETNLAEKENQDTNVED; from the coding sequence ATGGGTTCTCTAAAATTTATCCTTTTAAGCTTACTGCTTTTACTATGTTTAAGCCTTGGCTCTGCTCGTAATAACGACTTGTTGGACCCTATGAAAGCCCAAAAATCAGACGAAATGCATGACCAAAATGGAGTCACGAAACCTTCTTGCATGCCTGGTGTTGGTGGGGTAGGCGGCGATAATAGAGGCAGCAGCGGTGGAGGAGGTGGTGGCGGTGGCAGTGGCGGAGGTGGAGCCTATGGTAACGGGTGTGGTGAAAATGGCTGTAATTACCCGCCCGTTGTACCTGGACCTCCACAAACAGGCGAAAACCCTTATTGCATGCCTGGTTGTGGCGTAGGTGGTGGTGGGGTAGGCGGCGGTAATAGAGGCAGCAGCGGTGGAGGAGGTGGTGGCGGTGGCAGTGGCGGAGGTGGAGCCTATGGTAGCGGGTGTGGTGAAAATGGCTGTAATTACCCGCCCGTTGTACCTGGACCTCCACAAACAGGCGAAAACCCTTATTGCATGCCTGGTTGTGGCGTAGGTGGTGGTGGGGTAGGCGGCGGTAATAGAGGCAGCAGCGGTGGAGGAGGTGGTGGCGGTGGCAGTGGCGGAGGTGGAGCCTATGGTAGCGGGTGTGGTGAAAATGGCTGTAATTACCCGCCCGTTGTACCTGGACCTCCACAAACAGGCGAAAACCCTTATTGCATGCCTGGTTGTGGCGTAGGTGGTGGTGGGGTAGGCGGCGGTAATAGAGGCAGCAGCGGTGGAGGAGGTGGTGGCGGTGGCAGTGGCGGAGGTGGAGCCTATGGTAGCGGGTGTGGTGAAAATGGCTGTAATTACCCGCCCGTTGTACCTGGACCTCCACAAACAGGCGAAAACCCTTATTGCATGCCTGGTTGTGGCGTAGGTGGTGGTGGGGTAGGCGGCAGTAATGGCGGAAGTGGCGGTGGAGGAGGCGGTGGTGGTGGCGGAGGTGGAGGTGGAGGATATGGTAGTGGTTATGGTGAAAATGGAAATTGTAATTACCCACCCGTTATACCTGGACCCCCACAAACAATTGGACCTATATGCAATTGTCCAATAACTCAACCAACATTCCCATTTCCTTGTCCATATGGATGTCAGCCACCACCTAGTTATGGCTGCCCAAATGGAAATTCCAGACTAACTCATGACAAGGAAAAACAGAATCATCAGCCCAAGACTACTGAAAACGAAAAGCAAGATGGAGAGCCAATTAGGTCCGAGGAAAAGATAAACATAAATGGTGATGGAGATAAGGAAAAACAAGATGGAGAGACCAATCTTGCGGAGAAGGAAAATCAGGACACTAATGTTGAGGACTGA